GATAAAGAAGGAAACTGACGACCTTTACACTGCCGTTGACTACGTTGTTGACTCTGCGGAAAAGCAGCTACGCCGTTTAAAGGATAAGGTTAAGACAGCATCAAAGAAGGAAGCCCAAAAAACAAAGCAGTTAACTTTGGTTGAGGAAGAGGCCGTTGAGAAGCCCATAGAAATCATTGAGGTTGAGCCCGAGCTCTACAAACCCATCTCTGTGGAGGATGCAGTTGTCCAGCTCCTTGGCTCAAAGAGGGAGTTTGTAGTATTCTGCAATGCCGAAACTGGAAATGCAGCCGTTGTCTACAAGAGAAAGGATGGAAACGTTGGTCTGATAGAGATGCCTTCGTGTAAGTAGGAGGGGGAAGTTTCCCTCCCTTACTCCACTTTTAAAACTGCTAAAAATGCCTCCTGGGGAACCTCAACTTTTCCTAACATTTTCATCTTCTTCTTACCCTCTTTCTGCTTTTCGAGGAGCTTCTTCTTCCTCGTAACGTCTCCACCGTAACACTTTGCTAAAACGTCCTTTCTCAGTGCCTTTACGTTTGAGCGGGCAATTATCTTGTTTCCTATTGCCGCCTGAATGGCAACCTCAAAGAGCTGCCTTGGAATTATCTCCTTCAGCTTATCAACCAACTGCCTTCCCCTCTGGTACGCTTTATCCCTGTGAACTATTACAGAGAGGGCATCAACAGGCTTTCCGTTTATCAGGATGTCAAGTTTAACGAGGTCTCCAGGCCTGTAACCTGCGAACTCGTAGTCGAACGATGCGTACCCTCTTGAAACGGACTTTAACTTGTCAAAGAAGTCAAAGAGAATCTCTGAAAGTGGTATATCGTAGCGGAGCTCCACCCTTTGCTGGTCTAAGTACGAAAATCCCGTTTGGATGCCTCTCCTATCCTGACAGAGCTGCATAACTGGTCCTACGTACTCTGAAGGAGTAATTATGGAA
The DNA window shown above is from Balnearium lithotrophicum and carries:
- the hpf gene encoding ribosome hibernation-promoting factor, HPF/YfiA family, whose protein sequence is MAQLKLNLIGHGIDLTGAIKNTLEEKFKRLEKYLGNDDRREVFADVIVNKEKYRSSVEIVIYNVFDHTLRIKKETDDLYTAVDYVVDSAEKQLRRLKDKVKTASKKEAQKTKQLTLVEEEAVEKPIEIIEVEPELYKPISVEDAVVQLLGSKREFVVFCNAETGNAAVVYKRKDGNVGLIEMPSCK